One window from the genome of Carassius auratus strain Wakin unplaced genomic scaffold, ASM336829v1 scaf_tig00019316, whole genome shotgun sequence encodes:
- the LOC113076206 gene encoding formin-like protein 16 has translation MEERLILSVSSHPEIYDTSSYFYRDRNKKDLAWKSVSEEIGQPEDVCRKKWKSLRDTYLKEKRKEMEKRSGSAAGSVKKWKYSQILGFLEPFVTPRETTSNMGGFETQVTEYNYPRDQGEGEPEAGDTETEPTDNEEADPRSPAASPVSPVPGSSPPAAVPTGQQRRRGTRRPRDGPSEVEQTLLQLLRRPPAPPPPPPPLPPQCADEHFLLSLLPFLQSMQPHIKETIKFQIYKLAMENSTVVLNLEQSDPNSPQ, from the exons atggaggaacgactgataTTATCAGTTAGCAGTCATCCAGAAATTTATGACACAAGTTcctatttctatagagacaggaataaaaaggaccttgCTTGGAAGAGTGTCAGTGAGGAGATTGGGCAACCTG AGGACGTGTGCAGGAAAAAATGGAAAAGCCTCAGGGACACCTACCtgaaggagaagaggaaggagatGGAGAAGAGGAGTGGGTCAGCAGCAGGGTCAGTGAAGAAGTGGAAGTACTCACAGATCCTGGGATTCCTTGAGCCCTTCGTCACCCCACGGGAGACCACCAGTAACATGGGGGGGTTCGAGACCCAGGTCACAGAGTACAACTACCCCAGGGACCAGGGAGAGGGAGAGCCGGAAGCAGGGGATACGGAAACAG AGCCTACAGATAACGAAGAGGCTGATCCGAGATCCCCTGCTGCTTCTCCTGTCTCCCCAGTCCCTGGTTCTTCACCCCCTGCTGCTGTACCCACAG GCCAACAGAGGAGGAGAGGCACCCGGCGGCCCCGTGATGGTCCGTCGGAGGTGGAGCAGACGCTGCTCCAACTCTTGAGGCGTCCTCCagccccaccaccaccaccaccaccactacCACCACAGTGTGCTGACGAGCACTTCCTCCTCAGCCTTCTGCCTTTTCTGCAGAGCATGCAGCCTCATATTAAGGAAACTATCAAGTTTCAAATTTATAAATTAGCGATGGAAAACAGCACCGTTGTGCTAAATTTGGAACAATCAGACCCCAACAGCCCACAGTAG